The proteins below are encoded in one region of Cohaesibacter intestini:
- a CDS encoding EAL domain-containing protein, with the protein MSHSLAKSIISFEFPVDDVSEWTRIGRHNKRTKNLIIIGGYITIVISLAWSLFFLLVGFTSLLFTCIVSIFTAAVQIALAKRNNVIVAAVLMTHMLFLTVAVACFADTPSDGIPQSTQMNLLPIAAAAFLIFEKNNLYLRALFPAFGVLLFLFFELGLAPQPWPNLLIPIEIRSVGFWFNTLSGVLGACTVISIMRYTRKHERTLEAELRSAVSRGEFRLFYQPQVNEQGRIYGVEALLRWHHPTKSNVSPAEFIPLAEETGLIIPIGDWALKTACAQIVQWSKSPKTSGLHIAVNISVTQFQQPDFVQQVKHIISKSGASPSNPSYA; encoded by the coding sequence ATGAGCCACTCTCTTGCGAAAAGCATTATAAGTTTCGAATTTCCAGTCGATGATGTGTCGGAGTGGACAAGGATTGGACGTCACAACAAAAGAACCAAAAATCTGATCATAATTGGAGGATATATAACGATCGTTATATCTCTGGCTTGGTCACTATTTTTCCTTCTCGTCGGTTTTACCTCCCTTCTTTTCACTTGTATCGTATCGATCTTTACCGCTGCAGTTCAAATTGCACTGGCAAAGAGAAACAATGTGATCGTAGCTGCCGTTTTGATGACCCATATGTTATTTCTAACGGTTGCTGTCGCATGCTTCGCCGACACCCCAAGCGATGGAATCCCGCAATCGACACAGATGAATTTGCTTCCAATCGCTGCAGCAGCGTTTCTTATCTTTGAGAAAAACAATCTGTATCTGCGCGCTCTGTTTCCGGCCTTTGGAGTTTTGCTGTTCCTGTTTTTTGAACTTGGCCTAGCACCGCAACCATGGCCCAACCTATTGATTCCTATTGAAATACGATCCGTAGGTTTCTGGTTTAACACTTTGTCTGGAGTGTTGGGTGCTTGTACTGTCATCTCGATCATGCGTTACACCCGCAAACACGAACGCACTCTGGAAGCAGAGTTACGCTCAGCTGTTTCTCGCGGAGAATTTAGGCTGTTTTATCAACCACAAGTGAATGAACAAGGACGCATTTATGGTGTGGAGGCTCTTTTGCGCTGGCATCATCCTACAAAAAGCAATGTTTCCCCTGCAGAATTTATTCCCTTAGCAGAAGAGACCGGGTTGATCATTCCAATAGGTGATTGGGCATTAAAGACAGCATGTGCGCAAATTGTTCAGTGGTCGAAATCACCCAAAACTAGTGGCCTCCATATCGCGGTCAATATCAGCGTAACACAATTTCAACAGCCTGACTTTGTCCAGCAAGTCAAACACATCATCAGCAAAAGTGGTGCGTCGCCTTCTAACCCGTCTTATGCATGA